From a single Seriola aureovittata isolate HTS-2021-v1 ecotype China chromosome 18, ASM2101889v1, whole genome shotgun sequence genomic region:
- the ntrk2b gene encoding neurotrophic tyrosine kinase, receptor, type 2b, with translation MDSSAGEYGMARLGLFLVLMGLWRFSDACPASCTCSISRIVCIDSVPGIEDFPVLTLDDMENITEIFVANQNRLFDINDNSLRHYINLRNLTVTKTRLTSISSDAFFNNTRLQYVNLRDNNLSTLSWRTFQNFNTTFPLLLSGNPLDCVCENLWIKLRLQEESDGQELKCIDDRGETKAFATLTPPDCVVPKVEVIPKIVTKMQGSNVKAVCNASGSPLPEILWNLDMLSTQHEIEPLETESSLTLSGLSPVDNGRVIICSAENMVGQTEATLQLNILFAPTIQQLLGPEQNHHWCIPFSVTGNPKPELQWYHENEPLQEQDYIRTMIHVSTESEDHGCLQLVNPTHIHNGVYRLVAKNEYGRDEKKVSAQFINPPETEDPFYYYSPLPPLDDSVAVYVVVGIAGVALTGCVLMVIILKYGRNSKFGIKGSSSVISNDDDSASPLHHVSNGNNTPSSSEMGPDAVIIGMTKIPVIENPQYFRNSGSMLKSDTFVQHIKRHNIVLKRELGEGAFGKVFLAECYNLTPDHEKIHVAVKTLKEASESGRADFYREAELLTNLQHEHIVTFYGVCVESDPLIMVFEYMKHGDLNKFLRSHGPDAVLMADGQHSILVELTQSQMLHIAQQIAAGMVYLASQHFVHRDLATRNCLVGENLLVKIGDFGMSRDVYSTDYYRVGGHTMLPIRWMPPESIMYRRFTTESDVWSLGVVLWEIFTYGKQPWYQLSNNEVIECITQGRVLQRPRTCPKEVYDLMLGCWQREPYMRLNIKEIHSMLQSLAKASPVYLDILG, from the exons GCACTTGCAGCATCTCAAGGATTGTTTGTATTGATTCTGTACCAGGGATCGAGGATTTCCCTGTCCTCACGTTAGATGACATGGAAAACATCACCGAGAT ATTCGTTGCCAATCAAAACAGACTGTTTGACATCAACGACAACAGTTTGAGGCACTACATAAACCTCAGAAACCT AACAGTGACAAAGACAAGATTGACATCTATATCATCAGATGCCTTTTTCAACAATACAAGACTTCAATATGT aAATCTCAGAGACAATAATCTATCGACGCTGTCATGGAGAACATTTCAGAACTTTAACACAACATTCCC gCTCCTCCTGTCTGGAAACCCTCTGGACTGTGTTTGTGAGAACTTGTGGATCAAACTGAGGCTACAAGAGGAAAGCGACGGTCAAGAGCTGAAATGCATAGACGACAGAGGAGAGACGAAGGCCTTTGCCACACTCACTCCACCCGACTGTG TGGTTCCCAAAGTGGAGGTCATCCCCAAAATTGTGACCAAGATGCAGGGGAGTAATGTCAAAGCTGTGTGCAACGCCTCAGGCTCCCCTCTTCCTGAGATCCTGTGGAACCTTGATATGCTCTCGACCCAGCACGAG ATCGAACCTTTGGAAACAGAGAGCAGCCTCACCCTGTCAGGCCTGTCTCCTGTGGATAATGGCAGGGTGATCATATGCAGCGCTGAGAACATGGTCGGTCAGACGGAGGCCACTCTTCAACTCAATATTCTCT TTGCCCCCAccatccagcagctgctgggACCAGAGCAGAACCACCACTGGTGTATCCCCTTCAGCGTGACAGGGAACCCCAAGCCTGAGCTGCAGTGGTACCACGAGAACGAGCCTCTCCAGGAGCAGGACTACATCCGCACCATGATCCACGTGTCCACCGAGAGCGAAGATCACGGCTGCCTGCAGCTGGTCAAccccacacacattcacaatggTGTGTACAGGCTAGTGGCAAAGAATGAGTACGGCCGGGACGAGAAGAAGGTCTCTGCCCAGTTCATCAACCCACCTGAGACAG AAGACCCCTTCTACTACT actcgCCTCTCCCTCCACTGGACGACAGTGTTGCA GTGTATGTAGTTGTGGGAATCGCAGGAGTTGCCCTGACCGGCTGTGTTCTAATGGTGATCATTCTGAAATACGGAAGAAACTCCAAGTTTGGTATTAAAG GCTCCTCCTCAGTCATCAGTAATGACGATGACTCTGCCAGCCCTCTTCATCACGTCTCCAATGGCAACAACACCCCGTCGTCCTCGGAGATGGGTCCAGACGCAGTGATCATTGGGATGACAAAGATTCCTGTCATTGAGAACCCACAGTACTTCCGTAACTCTGGCAGCATGCTGAAATCTGACACGT TTGTCCAGCACATTAAGAGACACAACATCGTACTGAAGCGGGAGCTGGGAGAGGGAGCCTTTGGGAAGGTCTTTCTCGCTGAGTGCTACAACCTGACACCAGACCACGAGAAGATCCATGTGGCAGTCAAG ACTCTGAAAGAGGCCAGCGAGAGCGGCCGAGCAGACTTCTACAGAGAGGCCGAGCTCCTCACCAACCTGCAACATGAACACATTGTCACCTTCTATGGAGTGTGTGTAGAGAGCGACCCACTCATCATGGTGTTTGAATATATGAAACATGGTGACCTAAACAAGTTTCTCAG GTCCCACGGTCCTGATGCAGTGCTAATGGCAGACGGTCAACACAGCATCCTGGTGGAGCTCACCCAGTCCCAGATGCTGCACATTGCCCAACAGATTGCTGCTGGCATGGTCTACCTGGCCTCCCAGCACTTTGTCCACAGAGACTTGGCAACCAGGAACTGCCTGGTAGGAGAAAACCTGCTGGTCAAAATAGGAGACTTTGGCATGTCCAGAGACGTTTACAGCACAGACTACTACAGA gtggGCGGTCATACGATGCTGCCGATCCGCTGGATGCCCCCAGAGAGCATCATGTACCGGCGATTCACCACAGAGAGTGATGTGTGGAGCCTGGGAGTGGTGCTGTGGGAGATCTTCACCTACGGCAAGCAGCCCTGGTACCAGCTCTCCAACAATGAG GTGATTGAGTGCATCACCCAGGGCCGTGTGCTGCAGCGACCCCGCACCTGCCCTAAAGAGGTGTATGATCTGATGCTGGGGTGCTGGCAGAGGGAGCCCTACATGAGGCTGAACATCAAGGAGATCCACAGTATGCTCCAGAGCCTCGCCAAGGCCTCACCTGTGTACCTGGACATACTGGGCTGA